A region from the Vicia villosa cultivar HV-30 ecotype Madison, WI linkage group LG3, Vvil1.0, whole genome shotgun sequence genome encodes:
- the LOC131656976 gene encoding uncharacterized protein LOC131656976, which translates to MIELVKETRTKKSGDLVDERTRKALEDYQTKLVDFLVANPKYTPREGEPLHPDVDFYIWSEVIDGKGPNGCFFGAGNLAGSLRSGDRNLFQRVRDGEGSSRPTQLAPQVMETIRQLALTEARRELAQREAELKAQMDEREAALKAQVEGQQRQIEAMAKMQAEMQQQQIEAMAKMQAEMQQQMRLFMQSQQSGGQPSRGNVGAADTEQENDDDFNLDNYPDPGDDFLG; encoded by the exons ATGATCGAGTTGGTTAAAGAAACTAGGACCAAAAAATCGGGTGATTTAGTTGACGAGCGTACTCGAAAAGCTTTG gaggattatcaaACAAAGCTTGTGGATTTTTTGGTCGCTAATCCCAAATATACTCCTAGAGAaggagagccgcttcatccagatgttgatttttatatttggagTGAAGTCATTGACGGAAAAGGGCCTAATGGATGTTTTTTTGGTGCGGGAAATTTGGCGGGAAGCTTGAGAAGTGGAGatcgaaatttatttcaaagagttaGAGATGGGGAAGGATCGTCACGTCCAACACAATTGGCACCGCAAGTAATGGAAACAATAAGACAGTTGGCTCTAACTGAGGCGAGACGCGAGTTAGCGCAACGTGAGGCGGAGCTAAAGGCCCAAATGGATGAACGTGAGGCGGCGCTAAAAGCACAAGTGGAGGGGCAACAACGGCAAATAGAGGCAATGGCTAAGATGCAAGCAGagatgcaacaacaacaaatagaggCAATGGCGAAGATGCAAGCAGAGATGCAACAACAAATGCGGTTATTTATGCAGTCTCAACAAAGTGGTGGTCAACCGTCTAGAGGAAACGTGGGAGCAGCTGACACTGAGCaagagaatgatgatgatttcaACCTTGATAATTATCCCGATCCCGGTGATGATTTTttaggatga
- the LOC131656977 gene encoding uncharacterized protein LOC131656977 yields the protein MSSSSNHTNPFSFPFYYSKFKIPSKNYTHTMSTETPEISQDNTQEKVATIELDIQVFYKLYVQPFKGLPPVATESDFIVSPNIKYKLEIPLFFLIKNPNFSSFDVAQKLAKLPISHDLAAYIEPHIVQNAVELGRRSGNKGFKIVFHVKVVEIDLANTRECEGYRRRGLA from the coding sequence ATGTCTTCTTCATCTAACCACACAAACCCTTTTTCATTTCCCTTTtattattcaaagtttaaaatacCAAGCAAAAACTATACTCACACAATGAGCACAGAAACCCCAGAAATATCACAAGATAACACTCAAGAAAAAGTAGCAACAATAGAACTTGATATTCAAGTATTCTATAAGCTCTATGTTCAACCCTTTAAAGGTCTTCCACCTGTAGCAACCGAAAGTGATTTCATTGTGTCACCAAATATTAAGTACAAATTAGAgattcctcttttctttctcattaaaaatccaaatttttctTCCTTTGATGTGGctcaaaaattagcaaaattacCCATTAGTCATGATTTGGCGGCTTATATAGAACCACATATTGTTCAAAATGCTGTTGAATTGGGGAGAAGGAGTGGAAACAAGGGGTTTAAGATTGTCTTTCATGTTAAAGTTGTTGAGATTGATTTGGCAAATACTCGTGAATGTGAAGGGTATCGTAGACGTGGTCTTGCTTAG